The Hymenobacter swuensis DY53 genome includes the window GCCGGGGCTACGGTTTTTCTGCTACGAAAAGCAGCTGGCTTAGCAGAAAGCGCTAGGTACCATCTACTTCCTGAACGGCCAGCGGCCCAGGCGGCGGCTCCAGAGCAGAAACACCACCGTGCCCAGGCCCATCATCAGCACGGCGGCCAGCTGAAACGGCAGGAACACCGTGCGGCCACTCAGGTGCAGCTCAATACCCTCCGTAATACTCCAGAACACCCACAGCCATACCGCCACGGCCACCACCACCGGCAGCGGATACAGCGGCATCCGGAATGGCAAACCCTGCGTGCCCCGGCGGCGGCGCAGTAGCACCAGCCCCACAGCCTGCCCCACGAACTGCACCAGGATCCGCATGGCCAGGATGGCGGAAATGACTTCGCCTAGTTTGAACAGCAGGCTAAACACGAAGCCCATACCGCCCAGCAGCAGCAGCGAAACGTGCGGAAACTGCTTGGTAGGGTGCGTTTTGGCGAAGATGGGCAGAAACTCGCCGTCGGCAGCGGCAGCGTAGGGGATGCGCGAGTAGCCCAGCAGCACCGCAAACAGGGACGCAAACGCCACCCACAGCACCAAGGCCGTAGCGGCTTTGGCGGCAACTGCGCCGTACAGCCGCTCTACAAACGTGCTGACGATGAACTCGGAGTGGCGGGCTTCAGCCCAGGGAATCACTGATCCTACGCTCCAGTTCAGCAGCAGGTACAGCGCCATAATGCCCAGAATACTCAGGAAAATACTGCGCGGAATCAGCTTGTGCGGCTCTTTTACCTCGCCACCCAGGTGGCACACGTTGTAGTAGCCGAGGTAGCTATAAATGGTTTTGACGGTGGCCTGGCCCATAGCCACCGACATCAGCACGCCAGGCAGCGCGCCTATGCCCCCGGTTGGCAGCCACTGCACAGAATGCGTGGCGTGCGTGAGGCCGCCGAAAATCAGCCAGCCCATGAGTCCCAGCACGCCCACGCACAGCAGCACGCCCAGTCGCCCCACGTCCTCGATGCGGCGGTAGAGCAGCGCAATCAGCAGCAGCACTACCACGCCCGAAACCATCTTGGGCTGCCACCACTCAGTGAGCGGCACCAGGTAGCCGAAGTACTGCGCAAAGCCAATAGCGCCCGAAGCCACCACCAGCGGAGCCTGCACCAGCGTCTGCCACACGTACAAAAACGACATTAGCCGGCCCCAGCTTTGCTCGCCATAAGCCAGCTTCAGGAAGCGGTAGGAGCCGCCGGCTTCGGGGTAGGCCGCGCCAAGTTCGCTCCAAATCAGCCCGTCTACCAGGCTCAGGGCCGCGCCCACCACCCAGGCCAGCAGAAAATTCGGGCCCATGAACCCCATCACCAGCGGCAGCGTTACGAAGGGCCCGATGCCCACCATGTCAATCATGTTCAGGGCCGTGGCCTGCACCAGCCCCAGGCGGCGGCGCAGCGGCGCAGTGGCTTCGAGCAAGGGGGCAGAAGGAGAGTCGAGGTTGGGCATCGGGGAGGGGAGAAGCAGTAAAAGTCGCAGAAACCTGGAATGTTCGACGAGGCATCTTCTACGCAGCTGAGCCAGCCTTGCCCACCAGCCCGATCGGGCATTTCCAACCTAAGCCCAACCCGGCGCGTACCAGCAGGCACACGCACCTTACCTTATGTCGGCCGGTTCATCCAAGATTGCCATTTACGGAGCCATTGGCGCCAACGTAGCTATTGCCATCAGCAAGTTTGTGGCGGCCTTCTTCACCGGCAGCTCAGCCATGCTTTCCGAGGGGATTCACTCCTTGGTCGACAGCGGCAACGGCCTGCTGATTCTGTATGGCGTGAAGCAGTCCGAAAAGCCGGCCGATGCCCGTCACCCGTTCGGCCGGAGTAAGGAACTGTATTTCTGGGCGCTGATTGTGGCGGTGCTGGTGTTTTCGGTGGGCGGCGGCATGTCGTTCTACGAGGGCATCGAGCACCTCAAGCACCCCGCCCCCATCACCGACCCCACTTGGAACTACTGGGTGCTGGGCCTCTCGATGCTGTTTGAGGGCATTTCCTGCTTCCTGGCCTTCCGTGAGTTCAACAAAACGCGTGGCGACTCGGGCTTCTGGGCTACGCTGGGCCGCAGTAAGGACCCCTCGGTATTCGCTATTCTGATGGAAGATATGGCCGCGCTGCTGGGTTTGGTTATTGCGCTGGCCGGCGTGTATTTCGGGCATGCCCTCAACAATCCGTACTTTGATGGCGGTGCTTCCATTTGCATCGGGGTGCTGCTGGTTTCGGTAGCCATCTTCCTGATTTATAAAACTAAAGGCCTGCTGGTAGGGGAAGGTGTGGACGATGAAACCCTCGACTCGCTGGAGTCCCTGGCCCGCGCCCAGCACGGCGTAGAAGCCGTCCGTCGTCCGCTCACCATGTACATGGGGCCGCAGGATGTGGTGCTGGCGCTGGATGTAGAGTTCCACGACCACCTTTCGGCCAATGAAGTGGAGGTAGCCGTAGACCAGCTCCAGGATATTATCCGGGCCAAGCACCCGGAGTTCAAGCGAATTTTCATTGAAGCCAAAGGCCTGGCCGGTAAACTGCGCAACCCCACAGCTACCGACGCTATTTCCCCTCAGATTTAAATCAGTTGCCGGTTGTGCGTTACCAGTTACCGGTTACTAGGTTGCTAAGTGCAAACAGACAACCCGTAGCTCGCAACTCACAACGCACAAATGGCAACTCAATGCTTATGCTACACGATTTCCTGACTTCTTCGCCCTTCCAGTCCTTCTGGATGGCTGGTTTCGAGTGTACCGACCAGCAGAACGCGTTTGGGCACCGGGTAGATTTTTTGACCCTGACGGGCCATGTTCAGCTGCTTGATGCCGATTACAAAGCGGTGCAGTCCTTTGGCATGAGCACGGTGCGGGAAGGCATCCGCTGGAGCCAAGTGGAGCGCGTACCGTATCAGTATGACTGGAGCACCGTGCAGACCCTGCTGGATGCCGGCCAGCGCCACGGCGTACAGCAGGTGTGGGACCTGTGTCACTTCGGCTACCCCGACGACCTAACGCCGTTGCATCCGATGTTTGCCCGCCGCTTCGCTCACCTGTGCCGGGCCTTCGTCGACTTCTACCGCAGCCAGCGGCCCAACGAGGTGCTCATTGTGACGCCCATTAATGAGGTGAGCTTTATGAGCTGGCTGGGAGGTGATGTGCGTGGTACGTCACCTTACTGCGTGGGCCAAGGCTGGGAAGTGAAGCTAGGCCTGATGCGCGCGTACATTGAGGGCGTAGCCGCCCTGCGTGAAGCTGACCCCGGCATCCGGATTCTGACGACGGAGCCGCTCATCAATATTGTGCCGCGTATGGGGGCCAGCCCCAAAGAAATGCGTCGCGCCCGGGAGTTCGACCTCAACCAGTTCCAGAGCGTGGACATCCTCTCGGGCCGGCTGTGCCCTGAGCTGGGCGGCCGGCCCGAGTTTCTGGACCTGCTGGGCTTCAACTATTACTACGACAACCAGTGGCAGCAGGAGCCGCACCAGACGCTGCCCTGGGCCGATGACTTCCACGACCCGCGTTTCCGGCCGCTGAATTTATTACTGGCACGGGCCTACCACCGCTACGGCCGGCCGGTAGTCCTTACGGAAACCAGCCACCCCGGTCAGGACCGCCCCCATTGGCTGCGCATGATAGCCCATGAAGCCACGCTGGCTCTACAGGCTGGAGTGCCCTTGCTGGGTGTATGCCTCTACCCCATCATCGACCGGCCCGACTGGGACCACCTTACGCCTTGGCACCGTGCCGGCCTCTGGGACGCCGATGAGGCCGCCCCTACGCCCGGCCTCACTCGCGTGTTGCACGAATCTTCCGCCGAAGCTCTGGTGGAAGCGCAACAGCTCGTGGCTCAGCTGCTACCCCAACCCGCCGGCCTGTTTCTCCAGCCTTCCTGATTCTGCTGCTTTCTATGTCGTCTCCCGCTGCTACTGCCTTGCTGCACCAGTTCCGCCAGGCCTTCGCCGATGTCAACCTCTCGCCCGCTGAGGCGCGGCAACTACGCGACCAGCTTACGGTGTTTCAGCAGCAACAGGGCAACGTAGAACACCTGCGGCATCAGCTGTTTGAGCTGGCGAAGGAGCGGTTCAACACGTTCAAAGACAAAGCCGTGCTTGAATGGCTGGAAGCTGCCAGCAATTTGCTGCCGGTAGCACCCGCTGCGCCGGCAGCTGCGCCCGGGGCCGAAGTCTTTTTCAGTCCCGGTGAGGAGTGCGTAGCGGCCATCCGGCGCTTTATTGCCAGTGCCCACCGCACCCTGGATGTATGCGTGTTTACTGTAGCCGATGACCGGCTAACCGACGCCCTACTGACCGCGCACCGGCAGGGTGTGTGGGTGCGCCTGCTCACCGATGACGAAAAGCTCCTGGACCGAGGCTCCGACGTACGGCAGCTGCACGCGGCCGGCGTTCCTATCCGCACCGATCAGTCGAGTAACCACATGCACCACAAGTTTGCCGTGGCCGACAGCCACTCCGTCCTCACTGGCAGCTATAACTGGACCCGCTCGGCCGCCGAGTACAACCTCGAAAACTTGCTCATCACCCCCGATCCGGCTATTGTGCAGCGGTACGCCAGCGCGTTTGCCCAGCTTTGGGAGCAGTTACGGCCTTTTGGTGGGTAAGCAACTGAGCAGAATCTTACAAGACAGTGGCCCGGCCGGCACCTCCTATGTGAGATGCTGACCGGGCCACTACCGTTTGAAAGTATGCCAGTTATTTACCGGGCGTTGTGCTGCCTACTGAAGGGGAAGCTGCAGGAGTATCAGGCCCTGGCCGCCGGATGGAAATCAGTTGGCGGGTATTGGTGATACCTACCGTGAGGCTGAGGTAATAGTCGCCAGCCGGCAGGGCCGTGAAATCCAACGTCTGATGGTGTGCCCCGGCGGGCTGCTTACGGTAGTCGGAGACGCGCACAGCCACGCCGTTCTGGTTATAGAGCACCCAGCCCAGCGGCTTGGCTTCCGGCAGCGTGTAGGCCATCTGGAGTACCCCGTTGGATGGGTTTGGGTACACGCTCATCTTGTTGTCGCCTACGCTGGGGGCATTAGCGGCAGCGGCGGGCAGTTTTTCTTCCACTTCCTTCACGGCCGTCAGCTTCCACTGCTGGTTCGGCTCGCCGGTGTAGCGCTGCTGCTGCAGGCCACCATCCAGCGTGTCGCCGTAGGTCAGCACCTTTTTACGAACGTGGTGTGGCGTGAGCTTGTAGTATCCTTTATCGGCTTCCTCAATTTTCCACCGCTGGTTGTAGCCGCTGTAATACGTCCACACGCTGAGCGGAGCACCGTTGGACGTGGAGCTGCCCAATACCTCCAGCACCTTGTTGCTGCCGGGCAGGACCAAGCGGTACAGCCCTTCCCCGGCCGGCTCGATGCGCCACTGGGGAGCGACATCCTTCTGGCCGGCTGCTTCAGCAGCCAGTTGCTCGGCGCGGGTAGCGGGGCGGCCCTGCTCTACCTTCAACGGCTGGCCCGTAGAGCGCACCGAGAGTGTATATAGTCCTGATAAATCAGCGGGCGGCGTGGGTTCGGGCTCGGCCGCTTTAACTGGCTTCGGGGGCTTGGGAGCCTTCACTACTTTCTCGGCAGGCTTGGGCGCGGCCTGCGCTACCGCTTTAGGGGCAGGTTTGGCCGGCGTGGCCGCCGGCTTGGCCACTGGCTTAGCGGCCACAGCAGGCTTGGCCGCCGTAGTAGTAGCCGATTTAGCAGCCATACCGGCCGCCGTAGGCGTGGGCACCGCCTTGGCCTTGGTAACGGGCGGTGGGCCAGCGGGGTCGCGCGTAAGCGGGGAGCCCACCGGATACAGGTTGCCCGTGGGAATAAGCTGCGGCGACTGACCGGGGCCAGCCC containing:
- a CDS encoding PA14 domain-containing protein, which gives rise to MRYLLLCSALGLSLTSGLQAAGVSAAATLLLPVRPVTTLPVQGWGTGLTASYFNNGSLAGSPVLKRQDAVVDFRWGTAAPAPELPADNFSVRWEGLLAAPGTGRYRFVAATTDEVRLWVNGKKVLDTWDGRKPTNVDDPTVTLAAGEKVTIKLEYNDAEGNAGIQLQWAGPGQSPQLIPTGNLYPVGSPLTRDPAGPPPVTKAKAVPTPTAAGMAAKSATTTAAKPAVAAKPVAKPAATPAKPAPKAVAQAAPKPAEKVVKAPKPPKPVKAAEPEPTPPADLSGLYTLSVRSTGQPLKVEQGRPATRAEQLAAEAAGQKDVAPQWRIEPAGEGLYRLVLPGSNKVLEVLGSSTSNGAPLSVWTYYSGYNQRWKIEEADKGYYKLTPHHVRKKVLTYGDTLDGGLQQQRYTGEPNQQWKLTAVKEVEEKLPAAAANAPSVGDNKMSVYPNPSNGVLQMAYTLPEAKPLGWVLYNQNGVAVRVSDYRKQPAGAHHQTLDFTALPAGDYYLSLTVGITNTRQLISIRRPGPDTPAASPSVGSTTPGK
- a CDS encoding APC family permease, giving the protein MPNLDSPSAPLLEATAPLRRRLGLVQATALNMIDMVGIGPFVTLPLVMGFMGPNFLLAWVVGAALSLVDGLIWSELGAAYPEAGGSYRFLKLAYGEQSWGRLMSFLYVWQTLVQAPLVVASGAIGFAQYFGYLVPLTEWWQPKMVSGVVVLLLIALLYRRIEDVGRLGVLLCVGVLGLMGWLIFGGLTHATHSVQWLPTGGIGALPGVLMSVAMGQATVKTIYSYLGYYNVCHLGGEVKEPHKLIPRSIFLSILGIMALYLLLNWSVGSVIPWAEARHSEFIVSTFVERLYGAVAAKAATALVLWVAFASLFAVLLGYSRIPYAAAADGEFLPIFAKTHPTKQFPHVSLLLLGGMGFVFSLLFKLGEVISAILAMRILVQFVGQAVGLVLLRRRRGTQGLPFRMPLYPLPVVVAVAVWLWVFWSITEGIELHLSGRTVFLPFQLAAVLMMGLGTVVFLLWSRRLGRWPFRK
- a CDS encoding glycoside hydrolase family 1 protein, which codes for MLHDFLTSSPFQSFWMAGFECTDQQNAFGHRVDFLTLTGHVQLLDADYKAVQSFGMSTVREGIRWSQVERVPYQYDWSTVQTLLDAGQRHGVQQVWDLCHFGYPDDLTPLHPMFARRFAHLCRAFVDFYRSQRPNEVLIVTPINEVSFMSWLGGDVRGTSPYCVGQGWEVKLGLMRAYIEGVAALREADPGIRILTTEPLINIVPRMGASPKEMRRAREFDLNQFQSVDILSGRLCPELGGRPEFLDLLGFNYYYDNQWQQEPHQTLPWADDFHDPRFRPLNLLLARAYHRYGRPVVLTETSHPGQDRPHWLRMIAHEATLALQAGVPLLGVCLYPIIDRPDWDHLTPWHRAGLWDADEAAPTPGLTRVLHESSAEALVEAQQLVAQLLPQPAGLFLQPS
- a CDS encoding cation diffusion facilitator family transporter — translated: MSAGSSKIAIYGAIGANVAIAISKFVAAFFTGSSAMLSEGIHSLVDSGNGLLILYGVKQSEKPADARHPFGRSKELYFWALIVAVLVFSVGGGMSFYEGIEHLKHPAPITDPTWNYWVLGLSMLFEGISCFLAFREFNKTRGDSGFWATLGRSKDPSVFAILMEDMAALLGLVIALAGVYFGHALNNPYFDGGASICIGVLLVSVAIFLIYKTKGLLVGEGVDDETLDSLESLARAQHGVEAVRRPLTMYMGPQDVVLALDVEFHDHLSANEVEVAVDQLQDIIRAKHPEFKRIFIEAKGLAGKLRNPTATDAISPQI
- a CDS encoding phospholipase D-like domain-containing protein — encoded protein: MSSPAATALLHQFRQAFADVNLSPAEARQLRDQLTVFQQQQGNVEHLRHQLFELAKERFNTFKDKAVLEWLEAASNLLPVAPAAPAAAPGAEVFFSPGEECVAAIRRFIASAHRTLDVCVFTVADDRLTDALLTAHRQGVWVRLLTDDEKLLDRGSDVRQLHAAGVPIRTDQSSNHMHHKFAVADSHSVLTGSYNWTRSAAEYNLENLLITPDPAIVQRYASAFAQLWEQLRPFGG